A stretch of Saccharothrix texasensis DNA encodes these proteins:
- a CDS encoding HK97 family phage prohead protease — MSINTVPGLEIVRAVPTSIRAVRAEGDEGQAADVMPTMEVRFSVFDTWYEVNSWWEGRFLERTQRGAFAKTIAENRKNIRCLYDHGYDYQIGNKVLGPVEDLREDADSPVGVVPLFDTSYNRDLRPGLEAGVYGSSFRMRVIKEEWNEEPGRSDHNPEGLPERTITEIRLFEFGPVTWPANPDATAGLRSTSMTDLYYERLRARDPQRVDELRSRVSSTRTPDATAAAPTGTAAPAGAAPRADEPAKRHSGGPTHAERREAIYPYLRKGASR, encoded by the coding sequence ATGAGCATCAACACCGTGCCCGGCCTGGAGATCGTGCGGGCCGTGCCGACGAGCATCCGCGCGGTACGCGCCGAGGGCGACGAGGGCCAGGCCGCCGACGTGATGCCGACCATGGAGGTCCGGTTCAGCGTCTTCGACACCTGGTACGAGGTCAACTCGTGGTGGGAGGGCCGGTTCCTCGAGCGCACCCAGCGCGGCGCGTTCGCCAAGACCATCGCGGAGAACCGGAAGAACATCCGGTGCCTGTACGACCACGGCTACGACTACCAGATCGGCAACAAGGTCCTGGGCCCCGTGGAGGACCTCCGCGAGGACGCGGACAGCCCGGTCGGCGTGGTGCCGCTGTTCGACACCTCCTACAACCGCGACCTGCGGCCCGGCCTGGAGGCCGGCGTCTACGGTTCGTCGTTCCGGATGCGGGTGATCAAGGAGGAGTGGAACGAGGAGCCCGGCCGCTCCGACCACAACCCCGAGGGCCTGCCCGAGCGCACGATCACCGAGATCCGGCTGTTCGAGTTCGGTCCGGTGACCTGGCCCGCCAACCCCGACGCGACCGCCGGACTGCGGTCGACGTCGATGACCGACCTGTACTACGAGCGGCTGCGCGCCCGCGACCCCCAGCGGGTCGACGAGCTGCGGTCGCGCGTGAGCAGCACCCGCACTCCCGACGCCACGGCAGCCGCCCCGACGGGCACTGCCGCACCGGCGGGAGCCGCACCACGAGCCGACGAGCCGGCCAAGCGCCACTCGGGCGGACCGACCCACGCCGAACGGCGTGAGGCCATCTACCCGTACCTGAGGAAAGGGGCGTCGAGATGA
- a CDS encoding SGNH/GDSL hydrolase family protein yields MSTLRRRIIRWTSLIGALIAVTALLVGPTGREHQAAALTGATWCTTKASMAVIGGSSSTGYLTEGYASPDNTYHPTTYGWWRRLTAQAAAGWGTTATNYARNSAKAADFLPGGRWPITTGAVADIDAKNPALVIVSLGTNEYLAQVPPAQFEADLVQLVDDIKTASPGTAVVLVAQWTAYVPAATYPWSQYVTAIRNTAVAEVAGLVDLRQYLISAGDQDWSRFYNIDRIHLLDHSHMIVAAAMAMKIFGC; encoded by the coding sequence GTGTCGACGTTACGCCGCCGGATCATCCGCTGGACCAGCCTCATCGGCGCCCTCATCGCAGTCACCGCGTTGCTCGTCGGGCCGACCGGCCGCGAGCACCAGGCCGCGGCCCTCACCGGCGCCACCTGGTGCACCACCAAGGCGAGCATGGCCGTCATCGGCGGATCCTCCAGCACCGGCTACCTCACCGAGGGCTACGCGAGCCCCGACAACACCTACCACCCGACCACCTACGGGTGGTGGCGCAGGCTGACCGCTCAGGCCGCAGCCGGCTGGGGCACGACCGCGACCAACTACGCGCGTAACTCCGCCAAGGCCGCCGACTTCCTGCCCGGCGGACGCTGGCCGATCACGACCGGCGCGGTTGCCGACATCGACGCCAAGAACCCGGCCCTCGTGATCGTCTCGCTGGGCACCAACGAGTACCTGGCCCAGGTGCCACCGGCCCAGTTCGAAGCCGACCTGGTCCAGCTGGTCGACGACATCAAGACCGCCTCGCCCGGAACCGCGGTCGTGCTCGTGGCGCAGTGGACCGCGTACGTCCCTGCCGCCACCTACCCGTGGTCGCAGTACGTCACAGCCATCCGCAACACCGCCGTTGCAGAGGTCGCCGGGCTGGTCGACCTGCGGCAGTACCTGATCTCCGCCGGCGACCAGGACTGGTCGCGCTTCTACAACATCGACCGGATCCATCTGCTCGACCACAGCCACATGATCGTCGCCGCCGCGATGGCGATGAAGATCTTCGGCTGCTGA
- a CDS encoding carbohydrate binding domain-containing protein produces the protein MLSPDYEVLVDWDGDGGLGLGDFEFGLDGWSAGGTLPPSLAQSTSRSYHGSTSALITWDAGGTSPLIQRIWPGLSAGTAYSLSAWVFVPVGSVALKWTVAGISSGPASAATGAWVEITHTFTASAPSHALQIVPASLPAGGEQAWVDHLRITGPGEDVTGRVWDRTPIGLDYGRDQARSLSPVKPGELAFELDNTSRDYSPEHTGSPLADMLGPGRAVVVQATYDSKAYTLYRGYIDDYTVLPDPGDWSVAFTALDGVGRLREVDVSTSLHRSIQTGDAVHRVLDAVGWTGGRDIDTGATTLRWWWEEGTDASTALDRITTAEGPGSFVHIGASGEFVFRGRHHRLTRSASTTAQATFRDEGDELVEPVFDSPFQYDSGWKDIVNHVAFEVVERTIRATPDVIWKMYSRYQLGPGETMTFTLVGNTALFTDVITPTQGTNPDVDTDFVIVGSGTLRFELDRTSGQRFVLRITLPLGGSAVTLTRGRLRGYVVDEVSRVQVSLEDSTSIARHGRRTYTGTAPHINVHDALAVAQLIIGQRATRLPTVRIKVLSASVPQLTQQLTRDLSDRIHIVESQTGVDAPFYIEHISHSVRDNGLVHETVFGCEMVRTLPATTFRFDSGTAGFNDGRFAPTALDDPTSVFRFDTTGQGFDQGLLGT, from the coding sequence ATGCTGTCCCCCGACTACGAGGTGTTGGTGGACTGGGACGGCGACGGCGGCCTCGGTCTCGGGGACTTCGAGTTCGGCCTGGACGGCTGGAGTGCCGGCGGGACGCTGCCGCCCTCGCTGGCCCAGTCGACCTCCCGGTCCTACCACGGCAGCACGTCGGCACTGATCACGTGGGACGCCGGCGGCACCTCGCCGCTGATCCAGCGGATCTGGCCCGGGTTGTCGGCCGGCACCGCCTACAGCCTGTCGGCGTGGGTGTTCGTGCCGGTGGGCAGTGTCGCGCTGAAGTGGACGGTCGCCGGGATCTCCAGCGGCCCGGCGTCCGCGGCCACCGGGGCGTGGGTCGAGATCACCCACACGTTCACGGCGAGCGCGCCGAGCCACGCGCTGCAGATCGTGCCGGCCAGCCTCCCTGCCGGCGGCGAGCAGGCATGGGTGGACCACCTGCGCATCACCGGCCCCGGCGAGGACGTCACCGGCCGCGTGTGGGATCGCACCCCGATCGGACTCGACTACGGCCGCGACCAGGCCCGCAGCCTCAGCCCCGTCAAGCCGGGCGAGCTGGCCTTCGAGTTGGACAACACCTCCAGGGACTACTCGCCCGAGCACACCGGTTCACCGCTGGCCGACATGCTGGGGCCGGGCCGAGCGGTCGTCGTCCAGGCCACGTACGACTCCAAGGCCTACACCCTGTACCGCGGCTACATCGACGACTACACCGTGCTGCCCGACCCGGGCGACTGGTCGGTCGCGTTCACCGCGCTCGACGGCGTGGGACGCCTGCGGGAAGTCGACGTGTCGACGTCGCTGCACCGGTCCATCCAGACCGGTGACGCGGTGCACCGCGTCCTGGACGCCGTCGGCTGGACCGGCGGCCGGGACATCGACACCGGCGCGACGACGCTGCGATGGTGGTGGGAGGAGGGCACCGACGCGTCCACCGCACTCGACCGGATCACCACCGCCGAGGGGCCGGGCTCCTTCGTCCACATCGGCGCGTCCGGCGAGTTCGTCTTCCGCGGCCGTCACCACCGGCTCACCCGCTCCGCGTCCACCACGGCGCAGGCAACGTTCAGGGACGAGGGCGACGAACTCGTCGAACCGGTCTTCGACTCGCCGTTCCAGTACGACTCGGGGTGGAAGGACATCGTCAACCACGTGGCGTTCGAGGTGGTCGAGCGGACGATCAGGGCCACACCGGACGTGATCTGGAAGATGTACAGCCGCTACCAGCTCGGCCCGGGCGAGACGATGACGTTCACCCTGGTCGGCAACACGGCCCTGTTCACCGACGTGATCACGCCGACGCAGGGCACCAATCCCGACGTCGACACCGACTTCGTGATCGTCGGCTCGGGGACGCTGCGGTTCGAGCTGGACCGGACCAGCGGGCAGCGGTTCGTGCTGCGGATCACCCTGCCGCTGGGCGGGTCGGCCGTGACCCTCACGCGGGGGCGGCTGCGCGGCTACGTGGTCGACGAGGTGTCGCGGGTCCAGGTGTCGCTGGAGGACTCGACCAGCATCGCCCGGCACGGCCGCCGGACCTACACAGGTACCGCGCCGCACATCAACGTGCACGACGCGCTCGCCGTCGCCCAGTTGATCATCGGTCAGCGGGCGACCCGGCTGCCCACCGTCCGGATCAAGGTCCTCAGCGCCTCGGTCCCGCAGCTGACGCAGCAGCTCACCCGAGACCTGTCCGACCGGATCCACATAGTCGAGTCGCAGACCGGGGTGGACGCCCCGTTCTACATCGAGCACATCTCGCACAGCGTCCGCGACAACGGGCTCGTGCACGAGACGGTGTTCGGCTGCGAGATGGTCCGCACCCTGCCCGCGACGACCTTCCGTTTCGACTCGGGCACCGCCGGGTTCAACGACGGCCGGTTCGCGCCGACGGCGCTGGACGACCCGACGAGCGTCTTCCGTTTCGACACCACCGGACAGGGCTTCGACCAGGGCCTGCTCGGAACCTGA
- a CDS encoding phage tail tube protein, with protein sequence MTIPSGMSAQVMVGSEVTHGTAVTPNRGYEFRSESLKLEVGRIESGGIRPGVRVQRSSRWRSGRRAVAGDVTMELMTAGWGLWWKNALGGVVTSQPDEPNAPTVFLHTFTPGTLPPGLTIQVGRPDKGATVRPFTYIGCMLRQWSLSAAVNELVTFTASVIGRDATTATALASFVDAADGDPVPFTEGTLTVGGSALAVRSFSMQGVNTLADDRYFLGSPLRAKPEEAGLREITGNLEPEFDDLTAYQRFVDGDEAELVLLFQSGIIEDALRFETRITANVRFDDGTPNVDGPTMLQNPLPYKVIDDGTLSIEVEYQTTDETP encoded by the coding sequence GTGACGATCCCCTCGGGCATGTCCGCCCAGGTCATGGTGGGCAGCGAAGTCACGCACGGCACGGCCGTGACCCCGAACCGCGGCTACGAGTTCCGCTCCGAGAGCCTGAAATTGGAGGTCGGTCGGATCGAGTCCGGCGGCATCCGCCCGGGCGTGCGGGTCCAGCGGTCGAGTCGGTGGCGTAGCGGGCGCCGTGCCGTCGCCGGTGACGTCACGATGGAGTTGATGACCGCCGGGTGGGGCCTGTGGTGGAAGAACGCCCTCGGTGGCGTCGTCACGAGCCAGCCGGACGAGCCCAACGCGCCGACCGTCTTCCTGCACACGTTCACCCCGGGCACGTTGCCGCCGGGGCTGACCATCCAGGTGGGGCGGCCGGACAAGGGCGCCACGGTGCGCCCGTTCACCTACATCGGCTGCATGCTTCGGCAGTGGTCGCTGTCGGCCGCGGTCAACGAGCTGGTGACGTTCACGGCCTCGGTCATCGGGCGGGACGCCACCACCGCCACCGCGCTGGCCTCGTTCGTGGACGCGGCCGACGGCGATCCGGTGCCCTTCACCGAGGGCACGCTGACGGTGGGCGGCTCGGCGCTGGCGGTCAGGTCGTTCTCCATGCAGGGCGTGAACACGCTCGCCGACGACCGGTACTTCCTGGGCTCGCCGCTGCGGGCGAAGCCGGAGGAAGCCGGGCTGCGCGAGATCACCGGCAACCTCGAACCCGAGTTCGACGACCTCACCGCCTACCAGCGGTTCGTCGACGGCGACGAGGCCGAGCTGGTGCTGCTGTTCCAGAGCGGCATCATCGAAGACGCGCTGCGCTTCGAGACCCGCATCACCGCGAACGTGAGGTTCGACGACGGCACGCCCAACGTCGATGGCCCGACGATGCTGCAGAACCCCCTGCCGTACAAGGTGATCGACGACGGCACCCTGTCGATCGAGGTCGAGTACCAGACCACCGACGAGACCCCCTAG
- a CDS encoding SAP domain-containing protein — protein MRVVYDGPYRAVNVAAVGLIALRGEPIEVPDVVGLSLIEQDTWSDPDAPPDTATMADPAVPAGTDVPDYRSWSAARLREALAGRRLPTDGTRPVLAERLADHVRTTAGRDERTGDDETTAEVTP, from the coding sequence GTGCGTGTCGTCTACGACGGCCCCTACCGGGCCGTGAACGTGGCCGCCGTGGGGCTCATCGCCCTGCGCGGCGAACCGATCGAAGTCCCCGACGTGGTCGGCCTGAGCCTGATCGAGCAGGACACCTGGAGCGACCCCGACGCCCCGCCCGACACGGCCACCATGGCGGACCCCGCCGTTCCCGCCGGGACCGACGTGCCGGACTACCGGTCGTGGTCGGCGGCGCGGCTGCGTGAGGCCCTGGCCGGGCGTCGGCTCCCCACGGACGGCACCAGGCCGGTGCTCGCCGAGCGCCTGGCCGACCACGTCCGGACCACGGCCGGCCGCGACGAGCGCACCGGCGACGACGAGACCACCGCGGAGGTGACGCCGTGA
- a CDS encoding phage major capsid protein, which yields MTLEEMRARLAAIETERRGIHEAAGEAAFDEDQTTRWAELDTEETDLRQKVAAAEVEDRAERSRRVAESRKQFGARFNPTADPFASLLEGNASRQQLVDGLLRANDGRDLEADQQRQMERLIKRHAKDTRWARQLLARSTPAYESGWLKLMRGEGMLLNEEERAAMAVGTNTAGGYLVPTHLDPTLILTNEGSDNTLRQIARVVTLTTGNRWNGVTTAGVTASFDAELSEVSDDTPAVDDEGIPVHMARAFVQASYEAFEDISGLESDVRMMFADAKEVLEGDKYNNGTGTGQPTGIFTALDANTNVEIVSTTAAAIGVVDLDAVYRGVAQRWRRRATWHMNSRYHLAIKALGTQVSNAYSGDLREAPTPVIYGRPVNEDDDAPDTQTTTARDNELIFGDFKNFLIVDKPGSWAVEFIPNMFHVDNNLPNGKRGWLAHWRTGSDSVLDNAFRLLQDKTSA from the coding sequence ATGACGCTGGAGGAGATGCGCGCGCGGCTCGCAGCGATCGAGACCGAGCGCCGAGGCATCCACGAGGCCGCCGGTGAGGCCGCCTTCGACGAGGACCAGACCACCCGGTGGGCGGAGCTGGACACCGAGGAGACCGACCTGCGCCAGAAGGTGGCTGCCGCCGAGGTGGAGGACCGCGCCGAGCGGTCGCGCCGCGTCGCCGAGTCCCGCAAGCAGTTCGGCGCGCGGTTCAACCCGACCGCCGACCCGTTCGCCTCGCTGCTGGAGGGCAACGCCTCGCGTCAGCAGCTGGTCGACGGGCTGCTGCGCGCCAACGACGGCCGCGACCTGGAGGCCGACCAGCAGCGGCAGATGGAGCGGCTGATCAAGCGGCACGCCAAGGACACCAGGTGGGCGCGGCAGCTGCTCGCCCGGTCGACCCCGGCCTACGAGTCCGGGTGGCTCAAGCTCATGCGCGGCGAGGGCATGCTGCTCAACGAAGAGGAGCGCGCGGCGATGGCCGTGGGCACCAACACCGCCGGCGGCTACCTCGTGCCCACCCACCTGGATCCGACCCTGATCCTGACCAACGAGGGGTCGGACAACACACTGCGGCAGATTGCCCGCGTGGTCACCCTGACCACCGGCAACCGGTGGAACGGCGTCACCACGGCGGGCGTCACCGCGTCGTTCGACGCCGAGCTGTCGGAGGTCTCCGACGACACCCCGGCCGTCGACGACGAGGGCATCCCCGTCCACATGGCCCGGGCGTTCGTCCAGGCGTCCTACGAGGCGTTCGAGGACATCTCCGGCCTGGAGTCGGACGTGCGGATGATGTTCGCCGACGCCAAGGAGGTGCTGGAGGGCGACAAGTACAACAACGGCACCGGCACCGGTCAGCCCACCGGGATCTTCACCGCGCTGGACGCCAACACCAACGTCGAGATCGTCTCGACCACGGCCGCCGCGATCGGCGTGGTCGACCTCGACGCCGTGTACCGCGGTGTGGCCCAGCGGTGGCGCAGGCGCGCCACGTGGCACATGAACTCCAGGTACCACCTGGCGATCAAGGCCCTGGGCACGCAGGTGTCCAACGCCTACTCCGGGGACCTGCGCGAGGCCCCGACGCCGGTGATCTACGGCCGGCCGGTGAACGAGGACGACGACGCCCCGGACACCCAGACCACCACCGCCCGCGACAACGAGCTCATCTTCGGCGACTTCAAGAACTTCCTGATCGTCGACAAGCCCGGCTCGTGGGCCGTGGAGTTCATCCCGAACATGTTCCACGTGGACAACAACCTGCCCAACGGCAAGCGGGGCTGGCTCGCCCACTGGCGCACCGGGTCCGACAGCGTGCTGGACAACGCGTTCCGGCTGCTGCAGGACAAGACCAGCGCCTGA